CCATCGTAAGTAAGAGAAAAGTCGTTAGCGCGATAAATTCCCACAGAGCAATACCGAAAAATTTGAGTTTTAACCATTCAGGTAAATAGCGTTCAAACTCTGATGGGTGATACTGCTCATAAAGATTGTCGATATTGCCCACTGTTTGCTCAGAAAAAACCCAAACAGGGGCACTGTCTTCTATTCGTACTCGCTGTAAATAAATAGGAACACGGCGTTCACGATAATCAATATAGCCAAGTTGTATAGAACGCCTAACAATACCCGTTACACTACTTTCGTTACCCAATAATGGCTCCATCAAACCATCTGGCCGATCTGGCAAATCATCAAAGACATAAAGCTTTTTTTCAGATAACAAAAAATCAAGACGTTTTGCAAGCTCAATAGCACGGCTGCGCTGAACCTTCTCATCAATCAAATTCATATTAAGGGCGTAAGCTGCCAAGTCATATTGCTGCTTCATTACCGCTGATTGAAAAAACTCCAAGGTTGCAAGCGGGGTTGTCAGGTTCGGTGGCACAGACAATGGCGGTAATCCCGCATTGAGCTTATTTAATTCATAATAGCTCTCATTATATTCGCCCGTGAGCCCAGCATCGCCTTGCAGTGTCCCTGCTTGCTCTACAGCGTTTCGCTCGGTCGGATCAAACATCTCTTCTGAAACATCAGAAAGTTTTATCTTATGACTTTTAATCGTATCAATCTTTTGCGACGCATACTCAGTTAGTGTATCTGGCGCACTTGTGCTTTGCTCACTACTGTTTTGTGTATCATCATTGCTTGCTGCCTGCGCAGAGACAACTGGCATAAAAATAGCGCTTATCACCATGCACAAAGAAGCCAGTAGTAACTGAAGGCAATGATAGCGCCGCACTTCGCCATATTTACGTACGTATTGAGTACCGTTCAACTGGCTATCATTAACCTTAGCTGCCATATTATTGACTGCTGTAGAGCGGTCCTTTAGAGTATTCATATCTTTAAAAGCCATCAGTTCATATAAGGTTTGGACGCAAAAAATGTATCGTCTAAATTAATAATTAATGCAGTTTACAAAAAAAGCCAGCATATAGCTGACTCATTTTATTACTATAACTGGATATGTTTTGTAATTTTTACCTTATGCACGGCGCCACGTTGTACCAGCACGGCTGTCTTCAAGCTCAATACCTGCCTCTTTTAATTGCTCACGTATGGCATCCGCACGCGCAAAATTTTTGTTGGTCTTGGCCTCTGCACGCTCAACAATAAGACCGTCGATCATCGCATCTGTTAAGCTGTTTTCAGTGGTATCACCTACCACGGCTTGCAAAAACTGCTGCACGGGCTGTTGTAAAATATTTAGCACTTGCGCCAGCGCTTTGAGCTGCTGAGCCAATTTCCAAGCCGTTTCTACGTCTTCCGCCTTAATCGCCTTATTTATATCACGTGCCAGCCCAAATAACACACTAATCGCTGTAGAACTATTGAAGTCATCATTCATGGCTTTGATGAAGCTTTGTCCAGTCTCGCTACTGTAGGCCTCATTGACCAAAGCGTCGTCAATGTTCAATGTCTGTTGTTTTTGTTGTTCTGCCAATTTTAGTGCATTATATAGTCTGCTTAGGCTATTATGCGCTTCATCTAAGGCGCTATCTGAAAAGTTCACTTGGCTACGATAGTGGCTCGATAGTAAGAAAAACCGTACCGTTTCAGGCAAATACTTGGCAATGACATCCCGAATGGTCGAAAAGTTACCCAGTGACTTAGACATTTTTTCGCCATCGACATTGATAAAACCAACGTGCATCCAGTTACGCGCATACTCACAACCCGTCGCTGCTTCTGATTGGGCTATCTCATTTTCGTGATGCGGGAACTGTAAATCATGACCACCGCCATGAATATCAAAAGTATGGCCTAAGCACTTGGTTGACATGGCCGAGCACTCAATATGCCAGCCAGGACGCCCTTGTCCCCATGGTGATGCCCACTGCGGTTCATCAGGTTTTGCCGCTTTCCATAATACAAAATCAAAGGGATTACGTTTATCGTTTTCGACATCGACTCGTGCGCCTGCCTGCATATCATCTAGATTACGCTTCGATAATTTACCATAATCAGCAAAACTATCGACGGCATAATAGACATCTCCATTGTCACCTGCATACGCATAATCACCTGTGACAAGGGTCTCAATCATCTGTTGCATCTCATCAATATGATCAGTTGCCCGTGGCTCAACATCTGGTGCCAAGCAACCAAGTGCAGAGAAATCTTCGTGCATCGCTTTAATAAATCGCTCGGTCAACGCACCAATCTCTTCACCATTTTCGGCAGCACGAGCAATGATCTTGTCATCAATGTCTGTGATGTTGCGCACATAATTAACGTCATAACCCAATTGTTCAAGCCAGCGTACCGCCATATCAAACCCAATCATCATCCGAGCATGGCCAATGTGACAATAATCATAGACGGTCATACCGCACACATACATGCCGACCTTGCCTTCAACAAGCGGTTTAAATGACTGCTTGCGCCCAGTGAGTGAGTCGTAGATTGCAAGCTGAGACATAGCGTCTGCAAGTGGTGTGGTCATAGGAGAAAAGCCTTTTTATTTATTAAAAGTATAGAGAATAAGATAACAATATAAGTAAAATATGACAGGTCGAAGCCATGAGTAAAACGTAGAATCAATAAACACAGATGATACTGCAAGTATTCTAGTATCAAAAAACGTTGGTCATATAAAACTTAACCCATTATCTTAGCGAAAACAGCCATAAAATACTACAATGAGCGCGCAACTAATATTATTCGACCATAAAAACAACTAAGGGTATCAACATGGGCAATCGCTTAAGCAAAATATATACACGCACGGGAGATGATGGCAGTACAGGCATGGCAGATGGCAGCCGCGTTAGCAAAGCGGACCACTTATTCAATGTCATGGGTGATGTCGATGAGCTCAACTCACACATTGGTCTTGTACGCGCACACTTGGCTCAAACAGCCAACAATCAGGAATTAGTTCAGCCGCTACTTGTCCATGTCTCGCCACAACAAGTAGTAGACTTTGAGCAAGCATTGGTTATTATCCAGCATTTATTGTTCAATATCGGCGGTGAGCTTGCCATGCCAGAATACGAAGGCATCAATGCCACTCATATTGACTGGTTAGAGCAGCAAATTGATACCATGAATACAGGTCTGCCCCCACTAAAAGATTTTATTTTGCCAACAGGTTCGGTCTTGGTCAGTCAATTGCATATCGCACGCTGTGTTTGTCGCCGTGCTGAGCGTCAAGCGGTTTCATTACAGGAGCAACGCCCAAAGGCGATTCGTCCTACAGCAGTGAGCCTTATTAACCGTTTATCAGATTGGCTATTTGTCGCTGCTCGCTTTTGCACCGATCCTAACCAAATTTCTGAAGTACTGTGGGACAATCAAGTATTACAAGTCTTTGCTAAAGAGCAATAATGATATAAAACAAAAAGCCCGCAATGTAAATTTTGCGGGCTTTTTTTATGAAATCAATTCATGGATACCGACACTTAATAGCAATGCCAATTTGACGAATTAGTAAGTCGCACTTTCGTCTTCGATAATAACCATATCGATACTCTCATCTTTAGGTACTAATTTTGGTGAAGCGGGTGTTGTAGAGTTTTTGGTTTCAGAAGACGGTGCGGTTGCTGCGCTATTTTCTGTCGCATTGTTTTGACTGCTACTTGGACGATTGACCGTTGGTGGCGTAGTAGGCTCAGCAGGACGAGTTGGTTCCACTGGCGTTGTTGGTCTAGGCTGACGAGCAGGCGCTGGTTGGTTATCGTTACTGCTGTCATTTCTCTGAGCCGCGGCGCGTTGGGCACGCTCATTGTCCATCGCTGATTTGTATACAGAACCTGCCATTACATCGGCTACTACAGTCAGCAAAGCTGGTTGCCCAGCAATACGTGTGCGTACCTGGCCGCCTTGGGTGCCAACAACATAGGTAAAGGCATCATCGACCAGCATATTATTATTAATACGAATATTGTTTTGCGCTAAACGTGACTGTAAGCTTGGCTGATTGTTGGCCGCTTGCACTTGACTTGCTTGATATAAGTCTTCGCTTGGCAGCGTCATGCTAACGCTTGCTTGACAAGTGGTCATGCCATTACTATTGGCTTCTTGTATGACAGCTGCATTTTGTACGTCTATCATAATGCCATTGGTTTTATTGGTGACGACGCCGTTGTCCAGACTGATTCCTGAGTCGTTTGCGTAGTTAGCAGCCAGTGTCTGTGCTTGTTGATTGAGTGTGTTTTTTAAAGCGGCTTTAAGACGATCTTGTACCATCGGATCATCACAATTAACGGCATTAGCAACTGTATTTTCTTCAACTACTGGTTCCTGCTCCGTTACTTCTGCTGTCTGAGTAGTATCTTCCTTCTCTGAGCGATCGCAGCCTGCAAGCGCCAAACTACATACAATGCCAATTCCGGCAACTTTGTGCCACTTGCTCAAACTATTATTTGCTACGCTCATGCTGTTCTTGCTCCCAAATTACTAATTCGTACCGCCACTGATGGACAGTGATTGATGTTCAAACCGTCCCTTTAACTATCGTAGGCTACAAAACCTATTACTGTCTGCTTTCTGAACGGCATGGTCATTATTGTAACCTCTGTATGTACAAATAGCGCCCCTTATTAGGCCTAAAACCTACACTTAGTTGCAAAAACATAACAAACTCATATGTGGATAGTATCGATCAATCAGATTGAAACTTTCAGTCATCAAAAATACCTATCCATAAAAACCATTAGACGCCATCCAAGTGACACTATATGATTACTCGTAAAAATAGCAATACTGTGTGAGCCATGATAAATTTTGAACGTACACTTTTATTGGGTCATCGCGGTGCTCGTGGTGAATCATTAGAAAACACCGTGACGGGTTTTCAATATGCGCAGCGTCTGATGACACGTGGTTTGACTGGCATTGAGTTTGACGTCCAATTAAGCGCTGATGGTTGTTTGGTGGTGTTCCATGATGATGACTTGGCGCGTATGTGTGGTCAGCAATCACGCATCGATCAGCTAAATATTAAAGAAATACAGCGGCAGCGACAATTTGGCCATCAAATTGTTACATTGACCAGTATAGCGCCAGCTTTGTACGGCTTTACTTATATTGAGCTTGAAATCAAGACACATGCTCGCACCGACTATGCCAAATTGATTGCAGCACTAGCACAAGATTTGGTACATAGTCCCTTGGCTTCCCTACCCATTGTCTTGACCAGCTTCGACGTGGAGCTACATGCACGACTACAGCGCAGCAAACTATTAAAACATATCCCGCGCGGCTTATTGATTCGTACGCATGAGTCCTTAATGGTCGCTACCAATACGGCGATGACCCTTGGCTGTACTCGACTGGGCGTTTATCATCCGCTACTCAGTCAATCCTTTATTAAACATAGCCATCGCTATGGTTTACTGGTTAGCGCTTGGACAGTCAATGATACTGATAGTATTCAGCAACTCATCAAATGGCAGACTGACGTTATTATTACGGACTTTCCAAGTTATCTGCTCTTAAATTAACCCACTTGCATTTTGTACCTTTTACCCCCAAAACCATACATATTTACCGTGTTTCTTACACTTTCACCCAACGCCTGATAAGTGACCGATTATTTTTGCAAATACATTCTATAATCGATACAAGTTATTGTTATTTAGCAATATTTTTATAGTGCATAACTGTTCACTTTATTATGTTTTTCAGGTACTATAGGGTCTTAAATTAATACCGCTAGGGATATTATATGATTGCAAAAAAAGCACTTGGCTTCCCGCTTAAAGGCTTACGTTTCGCTATCAAATCTGGTGATACGCTTGTAAAGGCCGCCAGCGTTCAAGTCTCACGTTTTAAAACACGTTATGACGAGAATAAAACGAAAAGCGCACTCAATGAGCAGCCTGTTGCCAAGCGCAACTACGCTGATGTTGATCAAACTGAGGTTTCTGGTAAAGAAGCCAGTATTGATATGCGTGAGTTTGAGTTTACAAAAGCACCAATCAACTGGATTCCAGCAACCATACTGGTAGCCACGCCTATCGCTGCGGCTATCATTACACCATGGTATTTGTTTACTCATCAAGTAAGCGCACCTGTTTGGGGTGTATTCGGTGCCTTTATGGTTTGGACAGGTATCAGCATCACCGCTGGTTATCATCGTCTGTTATCGCATCGTGCTTATAAAGCACATCCAGTGGTAAAAAACTTTTTGTTGCTCGGCTCTACTCTAGCGGTGCAAGGTTCTGCATTTGATTGGGTATCAGGTCACCGTACTCATCATCGTCATGTTGATCATCGTTTAGACGATCCTTATTCAGCAAAACGCGGATTTTGGTTCAGTCATATGGGTTGGATGTTGCGTAACTACCCTAGTGGTAAGTTTGACTACAAAAATATCCCAGATTTGACTAAAGACAGAACGCTACAAATTCAGCATAAATATTATGGTTTATGGGTAGTCGCGCTGAACGTCGGTATGGTTGCTGCGATTGGCTGGCTACTTGGTGACGTATGGGGCACGTTGGTTATTGTTGGCCTATTACGTTTAGTCTTAACGCACCATTTTACCTTTTTCATCAACTCTTTATGCCATATGTTTGGTACGCGACCTTATACCGATACCAATAGTGCTCGAGACAACTTCTTCTTGGCATTAGTGACTTGGGGTGAAGGCTATCATAACTACCATCATTTCTTCCAATATGACTATCGTAATGGTGTCAAATGGTGGCAATACGATCCAACCAAATGGCTGATTGCTGGTTTATCAAAACTTGGCTTGACTAGTGAGTTGCGTACGGTTGATGATACAACCATCAAGCATGCTGAAGTACAAATGCAGTTCAAAAAGGCACAACAGCAGATTGATACAGCAACTGGTACTGGTCTTGATTTGCCGCATGCAATGAAAGCTTTCCAAGACCGTATTAAGTTTGAATACGATGCATTCACGCAGACGGTTGAAGAATGGCAAGCACTCAAGGCAAAGACGATTGAGCTGAAAAAGACAGAGTTTGCTGATCGATTGCATGAAGTTGATGATAAATTGAAGCATGATTATGCCAAAATTGAGCAAAAGATACTTGAACATAATAGCAACTTAAAAATAGCGTTTCGTTCTATTGGTCAAAACACCAAAGCCGCTTAATTGCTAATGATGCATTCGTAACCAAGCTATTTTATTTTGATGTTTCTCCCTCCCCCTATCTGCAAAAGATAGGGGTTTTTTTTGTTGCTTTATAATATTTTACTATCGCAATTTTTTATGGCAATGATGAGTCGTCATAGATTACAAGAGATGGACATAGTAAAACGATGCACCCTAGAGGCTATGTTATAGTGACTCATTCATTTTTTATTCAATTGGAGCAGCTGTATGCGTTATAAAAATACTTATATTAATTTGGACACTCGTCTCTATCATGAGCAGCCACCAACGCCTTTAGAAAACCCACGTGCTGGGCATTTTAATGAGCAAGTTGCTCAGCAATTGGGCTGGACAGACGATGAAGACCTTATGGCACGCTGGGTTGACATTCTTGCTGGTCAATACGTACCAGCTGATTTTGAACCACTTGCCATGGCTTACGCAGGCCACCAATTCGGACAATGGGCTGGACAGTTGGGTGACGGACGCGGCCTATTGATGGCACAAGTACTCGATAAGCAAGACAAACTACAAGATTTACATTTGAAAGGTATTGGTCTGACACCTTACTCACGCATGGGGGATGGACGTGCGGTATTGCGGAGTACCATTCGAGAATACTTATGTGGTCATGCGCTCAATCAGCTCGGTATCCCCTCTTCTAATGCGCTAGGATTTGTTGTCTCTGACACAAAAGTACGCCGCGAGCGTATGGAAGCAGGCGCTGCCTTGATGCGCGTGGCAGACAGTCATATTCGCCTTGGTCATGTTGAATGGATTGCCAGCTTCGCACCGGATTTACTTGGTGAATTTACCGATTATATGATTGACACTTATTATCCAGAATGCCGTGATAGTGAAGCACCGGTACTGGCATTTTTAACAGCCGTGGTTGAACGTACAGCGAAGATGATCGCTGATTGGCAATTGATTGGTTTTGCACATGGGGTGATGAATACAGACAATTTATCGATTACAGGTAGTACGTTGGACTTTGGTCCTTTTGGCTTTATGGAGCGCTTCAATCCCGCTTGGATTAATAACCACTCTGACCATACCGGACGCTATGCCTACCAAAACCAGCCGGCCATCGGTCATTGGAATCTTAATATCTGGTTGCCGCATTTTATGCGTTTAGAAGGGGTGACTCGTGAGACGCTATCAGAATGCTTAGCACCTTATGAAGCGACCTTTATGCAGCATTATCAACAAGGACTATGCCGTAAGCTTGGACTGCCACATGAAAGAGACAGTTTAACCTTGGCGTTTGAGTGGTTGACACTGCTCGAAGACAACTTGCTGGATTATACCAATAGCTTCAGGGCGTTATTGGGACTTGTCGCGCCAGACGAGCATCCTTACGAGCAACATCTGCTGGCAATGATGACGACAGAGCTCAATCAGGAAGCGCAAAAAGCATGGCAAGACTGGTCAATAGCTTATTTGGCGCAAATAGAACTTGTGTCGTTTGAGCAAGCCATCAATGACATGAAAACGAATAATCCTATTTATGTGTTGCGTAATGGCATGGCACAGCGCGCCATTACGGCGGCAGAGCAAGGGCAATTTGAAGAAGTGGATCGCTTATTTGAACTGCTAAAAACCCCTTACGATATACAGGATATTGCTACTGATCTTGATAGCACACCCCCTAATCCTAATGCACCGCAAATGCCAATCAGTTGCTCATCATAAACGCTGATATTGAGGAATAATAATAACAATAATGTAGAGATTATGGTTGATAAAGGCCTATAGTCTTTAGTATTATCAAGTGGCGAAATAATGAATATCATTTTAGTATATTATTCGTGCCATCCATTGCTACTAACTACGTAGTGGATTGTTAGTAATATTAGAAAGATGGGCTATATTAGCCTGTTTTTTTAATCTGGTATTCAATCGCTTATTATTGTTTGCCCTTTGTCATTTTACGCTTTGATCTTCATCATTCAATGATCTTTTTAGCGTATGACATTAATTACCATCATTTACTTTAATACAATTTATTCCAACCATGGCCATTATTATGAATGACGATACCAGTTTGAATACGGACAATCTTAGTACAGAAAAAGAGCAGTTTGAACAAGCTGCCTTACACTACCATGAATTCCCACGCCCAGGTAAAATATCAGTCACCCCTACTAAACAGCTGGCTAACCAGCGCGATTTAGCACTTGCCTATTCACCAGGTGTCGCCGTACCTTGTCTTGAAATCGCAAAAGATCCAAAATTGGCCGCCAAATATACGGCGCGCAATAACTTGGTCGGTGTTATTACCAATGGTACTGCTGTACTGGGTCTAGGTAATATTGGTCCATTAGCATCAAAACCTGTGATGGAAGGTAAAGGCGTTCTATTCAAAAAGTTTGCAGGTATCGATGTTTTTGATATTGAAATTGCACAAAATGATCCTGACAAATTCATTGAAGCCGTTGCGTCTCTTGAGCCTACGTTTGGCGGTATTAACTTAGAAGATATCAAAGCACCAGAATGTTTCAAAATCGAGCGCGAGTTACGTGATCGCATGAATATTCCGGTATTCCATGATGACCAACATGGTACTTCAATCATTGTTGCAGCGGCGATGCTTAATGCTTTGTTGATTACTGGCAAAAAAATTGAAGAGATTAAAATCGTGTGTTCAGGTGCAGGCGCGGCTGCCATTTCTTGTCTAGATATTATCTGTGCCCTAGGTGTCAATAAAAATAACATCTTTGTTTCAGATTCGCGCGGTATCATCAGTACCAGCCGTGAAAACCTTGATGAAACCAAACAGCGCTATGCTCGAGATACGACTGCCACGACGATTGAAGAAGTCATGGACGATGTTGACATGTTCTTGGGTCTATCTATGCCAGGCACGTTATCAGAAGATATGGTTCGCCGTATGGCAAAAGACCCTATCGTCTTTGCACTAGCGAACCCAACGCCTGAAATTATGCCAGAATTGGCACACGCTGTTCGTCCAGACGTCATCATGGCCACTGGTCGCTCAGACTATCCAAACCAAGTAAACAATGCGTTATGCTTCCCTTACATTTTCCGTGGTGCCCTAGATGTCGGTGCAACAACGGTCAATGAAGAAATGAAAGTCGCTTGTGTCAAAGCAATCGCTGCGATGGCACACGTTGAAGCCACGCCAACCACCAGCGCTAGAAACATCGAAACCATTCAGAGCTTCGGTCGTGACTACCTGATCCCAGGTCCGCTAGAGCCAAATCTGATCATTGAAATTGCTTCTGCTGTTGCCAAAGCGGCAATGGACTCAGGTGTGGCAACCTTACCGATCGAAGATATGAGAGCCTATCGTCAACGTCTGTCAGAGTTTGTCTATAACTCTGCGTTTGTCATGAAGCCTATCTTTGCTCGTGCTAAATCTGCGCCAAAGCGTATCGTATACTGTGAAGGTGAAGACAACAATATCTTGCTAGCAGTACAAGTTGTGGTTGATGAAGGACTTGCTCAGCCTATCTTGGTTGGTCGCCCAGCGGTCATTAATGATCACATCAAAAAGTTAGGCTTGCGTTTAAAAGATGGTGAGAACATCACTATCGTTAATCAAGACGATGATCCTCGCTATAAAGACTATTGGCAGGGTTATTACGAGAAAAACAAACGCCGCGGTGTCAGTATCGAACTTGCTCGTCGTGATGTCCGCCGTAAGACCACTTTGATTGGTTCTTTATTGGTCGATAATGGTGATGCTGATGGTATGATTTGTGGTACGTTCAGTGATTATCAGATGCATTTAGAGTATGTCAAAAACGTTATTGGC
This is a stretch of genomic DNA from Psychrobacter alimentarius. It encodes these proteins:
- a CDS encoding protein adenylyltransferase SelO: MRYKNTYINLDTRLYHEQPPTPLENPRAGHFNEQVAQQLGWTDDEDLMARWVDILAGQYVPADFEPLAMAYAGHQFGQWAGQLGDGRGLLMAQVLDKQDKLQDLHLKGIGLTPYSRMGDGRAVLRSTIREYLCGHALNQLGIPSSNALGFVVSDTKVRRERMEAGAALMRVADSHIRLGHVEWIASFAPDLLGEFTDYMIDTYYPECRDSEAPVLAFLTAVVERTAKMIADWQLIGFAHGVMNTDNLSITGSTLDFGPFGFMERFNPAWINNHSDHTGRYAYQNQPAIGHWNLNIWLPHFMRLEGVTRETLSECLAPYEATFMQHYQQGLCRKLGLPHERDSLTLAFEWLTLLEDNLLDYTNSFRALLGLVAPDEHPYEQHLLAMMTTELNQEAQKAWQDWSIAYLAQIELVSFEQAINDMKTNNPIYVLRNGMAQRAITAAEQGQFEEVDRLFELLKTPYDIQDIATDLDSTPPNPNAPQMPISCSS
- a CDS encoding glycerophosphodiester phosphodiesterase yields the protein MINFERTLLLGHRGARGESLENTVTGFQYAQRLMTRGLTGIEFDVQLSADGCLVVFHDDDLARMCGQQSRIDQLNIKEIQRQRQFGHQIVTLTSIAPALYGFTYIELEIKTHARTDYAKLIAALAQDLVHSPLASLPIVLTSFDVELHARLQRSKLLKHIPRGLLIRTHESLMVATNTAMTLGCTRLGVYHPLLSQSFIKHSHRYGLLVSAWTVNDTDSIQQLIKWQTDVIITDFPSYLLLN
- a CDS encoding cob(I)yrinic acid a,c-diamide adenosyltransferase → MGNRLSKIYTRTGDDGSTGMADGSRVSKADHLFNVMGDVDELNSHIGLVRAHLAQTANNQELVQPLLVHVSPQQVVDFEQALVIIQHLLFNIGGELAMPEYEGINATHIDWLEQQIDTMNTGLPPLKDFILPTGSVLVSQLHIARCVCRRAERQAVSLQEQRPKAIRPTAVSLINRLSDWLFVAARFCTDPNQISEVLWDNQVLQVFAKEQ
- a CDS encoding NADP-dependent malic enzyme; this encodes MNDDTSLNTDNLSTEKEQFEQAALHYHEFPRPGKISVTPTKQLANQRDLALAYSPGVAVPCLEIAKDPKLAAKYTARNNLVGVITNGTAVLGLGNIGPLASKPVMEGKGVLFKKFAGIDVFDIEIAQNDPDKFIEAVASLEPTFGGINLEDIKAPECFKIERELRDRMNIPVFHDDQHGTSIIVAAAMLNALLITGKKIEEIKIVCSGAGAAAISCLDIICALGVNKNNIFVSDSRGIISTSRENLDETKQRYARDTTATTIEEVMDDVDMFLGLSMPGTLSEDMVRRMAKDPIVFALANPTPEIMPELAHAVRPDVIMATGRSDYPNQVNNALCFPYIFRGALDVGATTVNEEMKVACVKAIAAMAHVEATPTTSARNIETIQSFGRDYLIPGPLEPNLIIEIASAVAKAAMDSGVATLPIEDMRAYRQRLSEFVYNSAFVMKPIFARAKSAPKRIVYCEGEDNNILLAVQVVVDEGLAQPILVGRPAVINDHIKKLGLRLKDGENITIVNQDDDPRYKDYWQGYYEKNKRRGVSIELARRDVRRKTTLIGSLLVDNGDADGMICGTFSDYQMHLEYVKNVIGKKEGINDFYAMNAVLMQDRNIFIADTYVHEDPNAEQLAEMTVLAAEQLHRFGITPRVALVSHSNFGASNRTSAVKMRKVHQLLTDMNVDFEFEGEMQGDAALNEVIRSNQMPSSPLKGAANLLILPTLDASNIAFNLLKTATSSASIGPILLGTCKPVHILTPSATARGIVNMTALTVTEAQDLENENQ
- a CDS encoding acyl-CoA desaturase: MREFEFTKAPINWIPATILVATPIAAAIITPWYLFTHQVSAPVWGVFGAFMVWTGISITAGYHRLLSHRAYKAHPVVKNFLLLGSTLAVQGSAFDWVSGHRTHHRHVDHRLDDPYSAKRGFWFSHMGWMLRNYPSGKFDYKNIPDLTKDRTLQIQHKYYGLWVVALNVGMVAAIGWLLGDVWGTLVIVGLLRLVLTHHFTFFINSLCHMFGTRPYTDTNSARDNFFLALVTWGEGYHNYHHFFQYDYRNGVKWWQYDPTKWLIAGLSKLGLTSELRTVDDTTIKHAEVQMQFKKAQQQIDTATGTGLDLPHAMKAFQDRIKFEYDAFTQTVEEWQALKAKTIELKKTEFADRLHEVDDKLKHDYAKIEQKILEHNSNLKIAFRSIGQNTKAA
- the cysS gene encoding cysteine--tRNA ligase; the encoded protein is MTTPLADAMSQLAIYDSLTGRKQSFKPLVEGKVGMYVCGMTVYDYCHIGHARMMIGFDMAVRWLEQLGYDVNYVRNITDIDDKIIARAAENGEEIGALTERFIKAMHEDFSALGCLAPDVEPRATDHIDEMQQMIETLVTGDYAYAGDNGDVYYAVDSFADYGKLSKRNLDDMQAGARVDVENDKRNPFDFVLWKAAKPDEPQWASPWGQGRPGWHIECSAMSTKCLGHTFDIHGGGHDLQFPHHENEIAQSEAATGCEYARNWMHVGFINVDGEKMSKSLGNFSTIRDVIAKYLPETVRFFLLSSHYRSQVNFSDSALDEAHNSLSRLYNALKLAEQQKQQTLNIDDALVNEAYSSETGQSFIKAMNDDFNSSTAISVLFGLARDINKAIKAEDVETAWKLAQQLKALAQVLNILQQPVQQFLQAVVGDTTENSLTDAMIDGLIVERAEAKTNKNFARADAIREQLKEAGIELEDSRAGTTWRRA